In Brachypodium distachyon strain Bd21 chromosome 5, Brachypodium_distachyon_v3.0, whole genome shotgun sequence, the genomic window AAGAGCCGAGGATGATTCTTTCAGAAGAACAAACGGGTCGGTATATACCACTCGAAGAGAACGCGTGGGAATGCTATAGAGCTTTGCCATCTGCTCAAACTGTCCAATGAGGTAAAAGCAATGCCCATTTCTATCGTTGTCCATCCTTCAGCACGTATGGCCCGGTACGTGTATGAATGTATATCAAAACTTGCAGGCAGCACCAAGGATATATCAGAGCATGAAGAAACAGAGGGAATACATATTGTATCATGCCCGTCTAGGCAGTAGCAATTTATTCTCTGACACAAAAGATTTGGCGCTGAGGTACGGGAAAAACAAAGATGCAATGATGCCGGGTGATGCAGCTCCGAGCCAAATGTGCAGCGGTACAGGTATTTTTCATATTTCCTGTCCGAACAACCGTGTGTGATCACTAATAATCTTTTTGGTAGTTCGTGAATTTTGTTATAACGAATATATTCTGTGATGTACCAGCTGTTGGCAGTAGCGTACTGACATCATATCCGGATGCATGACAAATGAGACGCGACCACATAAGAAGATATGCACATCAATGTCTTGCGACACATCCATGGTGGATGTCTTTGCTGTCGAGCGACATGGATATTCCGGTCCAGACAGGTCATTTAGACGACGTGCAATGCGAGCTTTCTCTGTTTTCACGGTAGGACACACAACTAGCCCATGGATACACAAATAATGCTGCTGACAAAGGAACTGAAATGACCATGTCAGGAGACTTAGACATGAATTCTACTGATCCGTTGGTCACACCAATCACAAGAGTTTAGAACAGCAAAACAGCCGTCCAATAGCATAGCAGCGGAACATGTGGGAACAAAAAAGACCAATTCCGGGCACTAATAGAGTTCACCCCAAACTTTGAACTTGGGATCGATAGCCCACAAGACGAAGCTGCCACTGCAAATTCGACAACAAAGGACACCACTGATTTACCATGTGATATGAATGAAGTTTTCACGAAGACACCCACCGCTTCAGCATCCGAGAAGCGACCTTCGTACTGGCAGATGGGTGAAGAAGCCAGCAATTATTCGCCAGCATCGATGAACAAATTGTTGCAGAATTTCTTTGCGTTTAGCTACGACACGCAGCTAATGGATGACATCAACCTTAATGCGAAGACTATTGATTTTGAGCTCAGCACTTCACCATTCAACAAGCGCAAGGCTCGCCTCGTACCGGTCGAGTGTGTACCAACAACCATTGTTCCTGAGAGAAATTATCCAGAAGCTGTATGCTCAGACTTCCACAAAATGGTGTCAAGTATACAGTCTGGAACCCCTGCAGGGAAGAGGTAACAATCACATATACGCTTGCAAATGAGCAATTGTCAATGAATACAATGGACAACATGAATTGACAGGTCTTTTCTTGCTGGTGTACCTTATTCAACTTTCTCACATATATTTTGCCTTTTCCAGTCGGTGGGTTATGCACCTCGTCCCTAGCTGCATAGAGGTGAGTGCACAGCACTTGAGCAAGATGTTCTCGGGAGATGTGGACTTCGACCATGACATAGTTAACTTGATGATGAGATGTTTCAAACAAGCCGAAGATCTTTGTGATCAAGCTGGCATCACTCATAGGCGGAAGCATTTTATGGAGTCCAATTTCCTGGTACTATTAATTTCCTTTGTATCGACTATGTAGTTAAATTGATCATACAGAATAAGAAACCTATTAAATGGTTATCCAAAACATGCAGATGAGGCTCCTAGCTGGTGAAGATCCTAACAGCTTCGTGCCAATCCGTGACCAATTCATTGGAGACCATGTGGGGTACGACGTACCAAATTGCAAACTGGTCAGTACTTAAAtactcatatatatatatcagtcGATGATCGTCTTGACCAGCCGGTAATAATTCCTATATGAATGGCTTACGCTGTACATTTTTCTACAGATAATGCTCCCTGCATATGTTTACGCCATTGACCTGATTGAGAAGAATCTCACTGTATACGAACCTACTATGTGAGGGAGGATGAGGGCAAACACAGAGATCTGCATGTTGACATATGTGCCAAGCTTAAGCAAGCTatggcagcagctgcagcaaagttttttgtttcatgGAATTTTGATTGGGAAGGGCTTAATGTCAGATTCATATGCGATGGTGCCAACTTGACTGACAGGTACACGAGAAGCAAATTCCCAACCCGACAAAATAGCGATACAATTATTTGAAATTGACAATGctgatgcaccggtatcattTTTCACTCATCTTCACAGCATAAGGTCGGGAATACACACTCTAAACTTTATCAAGTTCTTTGATGGGAGCGAGCACCATGTCCGGATACGCAAGGTCAAAGCAGTTGACATATCTTGTTAAGTAGTCAATACTTGTTGCTTATTATCTATTTGACATCCAAAGGAATAACTGGGCGTGATGCTTTCGGTTTGTCATGTAGGATGATGAGATGAAGCACGCGTCGTACCTGCTTTATGACCTCATGCATCTGAGGGGTAACAACGCTCCTCGCCCACCCGGGTTTATACAAGTGGTGGAGGACTAAATCAACTCTTCTGCGATGACGTCGGGATTTTATCGATGTGTTGTTGCTGGAAACGAACACTTATCTGCATTCGTACAAGTGTTTGTGTAAAAACATGCTATTTTTTCATACTTGTAGCAGCAAGACATCCACTAAATAATTAGGCAGCATGCCTGCTGTAGTGTTCGGAACTTTGTTTAATTGGAGATTTATCGGCCGCATCAACCGCAACCTGCATTCGGTTATCGCTAGCAAATTAGTTTTGTAAGCAGTTGACGATGGATCATTTTCTCTTAACTTTCCTCATGGCGCTATAATCAAGAAGTTGGATCGACATCTCATCAAAAGTTTCGTTTTTGGTATGTAGGTGGTTGTCTGGTATGTGCACTACGTGCCAAAGCTGGGAACTGATTTGGATGTGCATGTTCTGAGATCAAACATATGAACGTTAACATTATGTTACTTGTTTTGCAAGAACATGTTCAAACCGACAGATCGAACACTCATTTAAGAGCACGTTTTCCCTGAAATTTTTAAGATCGAACGGTGAACAAGTTCTAAACAGGATATATCCAGAACAAAAGCCGTGCATGAACATGTTCTTGTTACCCAGCGTCCAAGACCAACTCCAAAGCGCATCGTGATTTGATATAGTACTACCTAATATACTTCCCGCCAAACAGTCACCGATATAATAGGTTGTACATAAATAGAAGCACAACAGCATACCGTTCGAGTACCGGTTTTACATAAATTCAACAAATAACTACATGCATACCAAATTAGCCCCAGCCACTACAACGTCTCACATCGCTTATGAGGTACCACATAATACGTACGGAGAAGTGCTCATCAGCTTCTATGGAGTATAGCTGCATCGCATACGATTAGTTTGATTGCACAACCAGTCCTTGTGCAGTAACAGTTAGAACCCAAAAGGACAAAATAAACCTGAGGAGCAGATACGGAACTGATCGACCATCTGGCCTTCTACAGGAGTTTAGTTCTTATCGTGGCTCGGGACGCTGATAAAGGCGATCAATGGTCGGCGCTGCCTTGATCGGCAACGTCTTCCTGGTTCGCAGCCAGGTTCTGCTGATGCAGCTCCATAACTCGCCTGTCATTGTTCGAATGCACTGCACCTTGATACGTCGGGT contains:
- the LOC100838557 gene encoding uncharacterized protein LOC100838557; translated protein: MNEVFTKTPTASASEKRPSYWQMGEEASNYSPASMNKLLQNFFAFSYDTQLMDDINLNAKTIDFELSTSPFNKRKARLVPVECVPTTIVPERNYPEAVCSDFHKMVSSIQSGTPAGKSRWVMHLVPSCIEVSAQHLSKMFSGDVDFDHDIVNLMMRCFKQAEDLCDQAGITHRRKHFMESNFLMRLLAGEDPNSFVPIRDQFIGDHVGYDVPNCKLIMLPAYVYAIDLIEKNLTVYEPTM